A genome region from Altererythrobacter aquiaggeris includes the following:
- a CDS encoding helix-turn-helix domain-containing protein, whose translation MKKYIASRAPCPVGRASRLLGDRWVILILREAFLGAHRFEQFMGRLPISRAALSSRLAMLVEAGVLERDPPTGSRARYNLTPAGDELRPMFTEMWRWGKKHLFRPGEFTPGY comes from the coding sequence ATGAAGAAATACATCGCTTCTCGTGCCCCCTGTCCGGTGGGGCGGGCATCCCGTTTGTTGGGTGACCGATGGGTGATCCTGATTCTTCGGGAGGCATTTTTGGGTGCCCACCGATTCGAACAGTTTATGGGCAGGTTGCCGATCAGCCGGGCGGCACTGTCATCCCGGCTGGCGATGCTGGTCGAAGCCGGCGTGTTGGAACGTGATCCACCGACAGGGAGCCGCGCCCGCTACAATCTTACGCCGGCGGGCGACGAATTGCGCCCGATGTTCACCGAAATGTGGCGCTGGGGCAAAAAGCATTTATTTCGGCCAGGCGAGTTTACGCCCGGATACTAG
- a CDS encoding FKBP-type peptidyl-prolyl cis-trans isomerase encodes MRKLLFIAAALTATTPVGAQDGFSLTPGAQSQDDAWQSSQQWALTRLAADPGWSYLDGLYWRRIDGNGTGEKPLPTDTVTVHFAGTFVDGTTFDSSFGGGRPATFPLARVVRAWQLAIPQMGVGDTIEIVSPASLGYGPAGRGSIPGGATLMFKVQLLGITGR; translated from the coding sequence GTGCGTAAATTGCTTTTCATCGCTGCTGCGCTGACAGCGACGACGCCGGTGGGCGCGCAGGACGGCTTTTCGCTGACCCCGGGTGCTCAGTCGCAGGACGATGCATGGCAAAGCAGCCAGCAATGGGCGCTTACCAGGCTCGCGGCGGATCCGGGCTGGAGTTATCTTGACGGACTATACTGGCGGCGGATCGACGGAAACGGCACGGGTGAAAAGCCGCTGCCAACCGATACCGTCACGGTCCATTTTGCCGGGACATTCGTGGACGGGACCACTTTCGACAGTTCGTTTGGCGGGGGCAGGCCAGCGACATTCCCGCTTGCCAGAGTGGTCAGGGCTTGGCAGCTTGCAATCCCGCAAATGGGCGTCGGGGACACGATCGAAATCGTCTCCCCTGCCAGCCTGGGTTATGGCCCGGCCGGCCGTGGTTCGATTCCCGGCGGCGCGACCCTGATGTTCAAAGTACAGCTTCTGGGTATCACAGGCCGCTGA
- a CDS encoding amidohydrolase: MSARSIMIGALAALALPAAASAQDFAITGATVAIGDGSEPVERGTVVVRGGKIVAAGAGVAVPAGMAVLDAAGSWVTPGLVVALTDIGIYDVGAVSESNDISGGSGPFSAALDISPAINPAAQQMKLARAGGVTRASVVNNARGSIFAGQGAVVDTGADADAVMKARAFQYVELGEGGAQLAGGSRVAAHVYLRNAMREARAFAAGTWGGEEALLTRADAEALGAVVSGKQRLYVEVERASDIRTVLALGDEFPMLDLVLVGASEGWLVADDIARAGVPVIADALDDLPQSFEQLGATQSNIGRMVDAGVEVSIGRIFGEEIPAYVTQYAGNLVALNNVPGATGLTWGEAFAAISSVPARISGIGGMAGVLSPGAAGDVVIWDGDPLEVSSAPVKVFIDGVEQPMDSHQSRLRERYRDLDETDLPKAYDW; encoded by the coding sequence ATGAGCGCGCGCAGCATAATGATCGGTGCTCTGGCGGCGCTTGCCTTGCCGGCTGCTGCATCTGCTCAGGATTTTGCAATTACCGGTGCGACCGTTGCGATCGGCGATGGCAGCGAACCGGTTGAGCGCGGAACAGTGGTTGTGCGCGGCGGCAAGATCGTCGCGGCCGGTGCCGGGGTCGCTGTGCCTGCCGGTATGGCTGTGTTGGACGCAGCCGGTTCCTGGGTAACGCCAGGTCTGGTCGTCGCGCTCACCGATATCGGCATTTACGACGTTGGTGCAGTGTCGGAAAGCAACGATATTTCAGGCGGCAGCGGGCCGTTTAGTGCAGCACTCGACATTTCCCCTGCAATCAATCCCGCCGCCCAGCAAATGAAACTTGCGCGGGCAGGCGGGGTGACCCGCGCCAGCGTGGTAAACAATGCGCGCGGTTCGATCTTTGCGGGCCAGGGCGCGGTGGTCGATACGGGTGCGGATGCTGATGCGGTGATGAAAGCCCGCGCTTTCCAATATGTCGAACTGGGCGAAGGCGGCGCGCAACTGGCTGGCGGCAGCCGAGTCGCGGCGCATGTTTATCTGCGCAATGCCATGCGCGAAGCACGCGCTTTCGCGGCGGGGACGTGGGGAGGCGAAGAAGCGCTGCTTACCCGCGCTGATGCCGAGGCGCTGGGCGCAGTCGTATCCGGCAAACAACGGCTTTATGTCGAGGTTGAGCGCGCTTCGGATATTCGCACAGTGCTGGCGCTTGGCGATGAGTTTCCCATGCTCGATCTGGTGCTGGTCGGAGCGAGCGAGGGATGGCTGGTCGCGGACGATATCGCCCGGGCAGGCGTACCGGTAATCGCCGATGCTCTGGACGATTTGCCGCAGAGTTTCGAACAATTGGGTGCGACACAAAGCAACATCGGCCGGATGGTCGATGCCGGTGTGGAAGTGTCTATCGGACGGATTTTCGGCGAGGAAATACCCGCCTATGTTACCCAATATGCGGGAAACCTGGTGGCATTGAACAACGTCCCGGGCGCAACCGGTCTGACTTGGGGTGAAGCCTTTGCGGCGATCAGTTCGGTGCCGGCCAGAATCTCCGGGATCGGCGGGATGGCCGGTGTTCTAAGCCCCGGCGCAGCGGGTGATGTGGTTATCTGGGACGGTGATCCGCTCGAAGTATCATCGGCTCCTGTGAAGGTCTTCATCGATGGTGTCGAACAGCCGATGGACAGCCACCAGTCCCGGCTGCGCGAACGCTACCGCGATCTGGATGAAACTGACTTACCCAAAGCCTATGACTGGTGA